A single Parabacteroides timonensis DNA region contains:
- a CDS encoding helix-turn-helix domain-containing protein translates to MEVVTIEKRTFSYVCERFTEFAKRIESLCSTHTQKVENWQDSQEVCLLLGFSKRTLQYYRSSGRLAYSQIGSKIYYKSSDIERIIADSETQNQSSKQTTSYEKN, encoded by the coding sequence ATGGAAGTAGTAACCATTGAAAAGAGAACCTTTTCGTATGTCTGCGAACGGTTCACCGAGTTTGCCAAACGAATAGAAAGTTTGTGCAGCACTCATACCCAGAAAGTAGAAAACTGGCAGGATAGTCAGGAAGTGTGCCTGTTGTTAGGCTTTAGTAAGCGAACGCTGCAATATTACCGAAGCAGTGGACGGCTGGCTTATTCACAAATCGGCAGCAAGATTTATTATAAGTCTTCCGATATTGAAAGAATTATTGCGGACAGTGAAACACAAAATCAATCATCCAAACAAACCACGTCTTATGAAAAGAACTAA
- a CDS encoding site-specific integrase — MARKSFSVLFFIKKGKLLKNGEAPVCMRITVNGCIVDISIKRSCPVNLWNQAKENSKGKDRMSVELNHYLEITRSHVHQIYRELETSGKVITVDLVRKLYYGVDEDNKTLLQVFREHNEQSRKLIGKDFVSKTVQRYETTTRYLEKFIKKEYQLPDIALNNLEANFISKFDAFLKIEKGCAQNSAITRLKNLKKIIRIALENDWIKKDPFAYYRFKLEETDPEFLTMDEIKIILAKEFTIKRVEQVRDVFVFCIFTGLAFSDVKDLSPEHLVKDNKGELWIRKNRQKTKIMCNIPVLPVAASILDQYKDVAECTGKLLPVLCNQRMNSYLKEIADVCGIHKNLSTHTTRHSYATSICLANGVSMENVAKMLGHADTSVTKHYARVLDQNIFKDMQKVNSCLSELAI, encoded by the coding sequence ATGGCTCGAAAATCATTTTCTGTATTGTTCTTCATCAAGAAAGGCAAATTATTAAAGAACGGAGAAGCACCCGTGTGCATGAGAATCACCGTAAACGGCTGTATAGTAGATATTTCTATCAAAAGAAGTTGTCCCGTAAACCTATGGAATCAGGCAAAAGAGAATTCAAAAGGCAAAGACCGCATGTCGGTGGAACTGAACCACTACTTAGAAATCACACGTTCCCACGTACACCAAATTTATAGAGAACTGGAAACTTCCGGTAAGGTTATCACTGTTGATCTTGTTAGAAAACTGTATTATGGTGTGGACGAAGATAACAAAACGCTATTGCAGGTATTCAGAGAGCATAATGAACAAAGCCGTAAGCTGATTGGAAAAGACTTTGTAAGTAAGACCGTCCAGCGGTATGAAACCACTACCCGATATTTAGAAAAATTCATTAAGAAAGAATATCAATTACCGGATATTGCCCTGAATAACTTGGAAGCCAACTTCATTTCTAAGTTCGATGCTTTTTTGAAGATTGAAAAAGGTTGTGCGCAGAACTCCGCTATCACCCGATTGAAAAATTTGAAGAAGATTATCCGCATTGCTTTGGAAAACGACTGGATAAAGAAAGATCCGTTTGCTTACTATCGCTTCAAACTGGAAGAAACAGATCCTGAATTTCTGACAATGGACGAGATTAAAATCATTCTCGCTAAAGAGTTCACAATTAAACGAGTAGAACAGGTACGTGACGTTTTTGTCTTTTGCATTTTTACTGGCTTGGCGTTCAGCGATGTGAAAGATTTATCACCCGAACACTTGGTAAAAGACAACAAAGGGGAACTTTGGATAAGGAAGAACCGCCAAAAGACCAAAATCATGTGTAACATTCCTGTGTTACCTGTGGCAGCTTCCATACTTGATCAATATAAGGATGTGGCAGAGTGTACCGGAAAACTTTTACCTGTATTGTGTAATCAACGCATGAACAGTTATTTGAAGGAAATTGCCGATGTGTGCGGAATTCATAAAAATCTTAGCACTCATACCACCCGTCATAGCTATGCCACAAGCATTTGCCTTGCAAATGGCGTGAGTATGGAGAATGTTGCTAAGATGTTAGGTCATGCAGATACAAGCGTAACAAAACACTATGCAAGGGTATTGGATCAGAATATTTTCAAGGATATGCAAAAAGTAAATAGCTGCCTGTCGGAATTGGCTATATAA
- a CDS encoding CatA-like O-acetyltransferase yields MKPVFHVIDKTSWERSVHFDYYYSQIKCKYNLNANLDITNLVTKQKGKNIKFFPTMLYVIMRAVNQNKEFRMSFNEKGELGYWDEVVPCYTIFHDADKTFTDIWSEYNADFEIFYKTVSEDMQKYKDITGVIKARPGQPKNFCSVSCKLINDIQEIAMEVASCMK; encoded by the coding sequence ATGAAACCTGTTTTTCATGTTATAGACAAAACAAGTTGGGAAAGGAGCGTTCATTTTGATTATTACTATTCACAAATAAAGTGCAAGTATAATCTAAATGCCAATCTCGATATTACCAATCTTGTAACAAAGCAAAAGGGAAAGAATATAAAATTCTTTCCCACAATGTTATACGTTATTATGAGGGCTGTCAATCAGAACAAAGAATTTCGTATGAGCTTTAACGAAAAAGGAGAATTAGGTTATTGGGACGAGGTTGTTCCATGTTATACTATTTTCCATGATGCGGATAAAACATTTACAGATATATGGAGTGAATACAATGCTGACTTTGAGATATTCTATAAGACCGTTTCTGAGGATATGCAGAAGTATAAGGATATAACAGGAGTGATAAAGGCCCGTCCCGGCCAACCGAAGAATTTTTGTTCGGTATCTTGCAAACTTATAAATGATATTCAGGAGATAGCTATGGAAGTGGCTTCGTGCATGAAATGA
- a CDS encoding RteC domain-containing protein, which yields MELLNLKIQYPSQFQNRISSLPPSPLYLTDNTNLVEIMELISGLFLSQRVVTHAGTKSPLTEIGRAFEHLFNIKLGDVHKKHESVIKRKPSKVTEFLDTLRKAIAEESKKKGYL from the coding sequence ATGGAACTGCTGAATCTAAAAATTCAGTACCCCAGCCAATTTCAAAATAGAATAAGCAGCCTTCCACCTTCACCACTCTATTTGACCGACAATACCAACCTAGTTGAAATCATGGAGTTGATTAGTGGACTATTCCTATCACAAAGAGTAGTAACCCATGCCGGAACAAAATCACCATTAACAGAAATTGGGAGAGCATTTGAACACCTCTTTAATATCAAATTAGGAGATGTTCACAAGAAACACGAAAGCGTCATAAAGCGCAAGCCATCTAAAGTAACTGAATTTTTAGATACACTTCGCAAAGCTATTGCCGAAGAAAGTAAAAAGAAAGGCTATCTATAA
- a CDS encoding sugar O-acetyltransferase, producing MKTEMEKCLAGEWYDCHNQVFLDLKNRTHKLLMKYNSLPYEDKEEKHSLLKKMLGSIGMKVSVASPFICDYGCNIHIGDNVTVNTGCTFVDCNKITIGSNVLIAPNVQLYTATHPIDLDERLAPVETEDGIKRVRRTYALPITIEDGCWIGEGVIILPGITIGYGSVIGAGSVVTKDIPANSLAVGNPCKVIRQINQTKKL from the coding sequence ATGAAAACAGAAATGGAAAAATGTCTGGCTGGTGAATGGTATGATTGTCATAACCAAGTTTTCTTGGATTTAAAAAACCGAACACATAAGTTATTGATGAAATATAATTCATTACCTTATGAGGATAAAGAAGAAAAACACAGCTTGCTAAAAAAGATGCTAGGTAGTATCGGAATGAAAGTTTCGGTTGCCAGTCCATTTATTTGTGATTATGGCTGCAATATACATATAGGGGATAATGTTACTGTAAATACTGGTTGTACCTTTGTGGATTGTAATAAAATCACTATCGGAAGTAATGTTCTTATTGCCCCTAATGTTCAGCTTTATACAGCAACTCACCCTATTGATTTAGATGAACGGCTAGCGCCTGTTGAAACAGAAGATGGAATAAAACGAGTTCGCCGCACTTACGCTTTGCCTATTACAATTGAGGATGGATGCTGGATTGGTGAAGGTGTAATAATCCTTCCCGGAATAACAATTGGGTACGGTAGTGTAATTGGAGCAGGTAGTGTTGTTACAAAAGATATTCCGGCAAATAGTTTAGCCGTTGGAAATCCATGTAAAGTGATACGTCAAATCAATCAAACTAAGAAACTATGA
- a CDS encoding HAD family hydrolase, whose amino-acid sequence MIKLVAFDLDGTIADTIPMCIEAFKQAVSPYASKILSEDDIVKTFGLNEEGMIKEVVSEDWEKALIDFYVKYKEMHTVYIQPFAGIRELITELKKNSIIVSLITGKGQRSCDITLHHFEMEALFDSISIGSPDRNTKAESMTELMSKYNIQPAEMVYVGDEFSDITACSKVGIQCLSAAWIASLSKMKKLEKENQGYVFSSIKSLHSFLKKEAHLV is encoded by the coding sequence ATGATAAAATTGGTCGCTTTTGATTTGGATGGTACAATTGCCGATACAATCCCAATGTGTATCGAAGCCTTTAAGCAGGCAGTATCTCCCTATGCATCAAAAATATTGTCAGAAGATGATATTGTGAAAACATTCGGACTTAATGAAGAGGGAATGATTAAAGAGGTCGTTTCAGAAGATTGGGAAAAAGCTCTGATTGATTTTTATGTGAAATACAAAGAAATGCACACAGTCTACATTCAACCATTTGCAGGGATAAGAGAATTGATAACAGAATTGAAGAAGAACTCAATTATTGTATCTTTAATAACAGGTAAAGGTCAAAGGAGTTGTGATATTACGCTTCACCATTTTGAAATGGAAGCTCTTTTTGATAGTATTTCAATCGGATCGCCAGATAGAAACACAAAAGCGGAATCAATGACGGAATTAATGTCAAAATATAATATCCAACCAGCAGAAATGGTATATGTTGGAGATGAATTTTCCGATATTACCGCTTGTAGTAAAGTTGGAATACAATGCTTATCTGCTGCATGGATAGCCTCACTCTCAAAAATGAAGAAATTAGAAAAGGAAAATCAAGGATATGTGTTTAGTTCTATCAAATCACTTCATTCTTTTCTAAAGAAAGAAGCTCATTTAGTTTAG
- a CDS encoding DUF3876 domain-containing protein, whose translation MKRTKEDYPSFNLFSIVGTWESVNLNPTVIIYRNDKEYLLSIIYVSETTKQASLATYEIQQDGSQYFITVASKRLYIDCDPAKDVLSISSLGDYLRN comes from the coding sequence ATGAAAAGAACTAAAGAAGATTACCCGTCCTTCAACCTGTTTTCTATTGTCGGCACATGGGAAAGCGTTAATCTGAATCCTACGGTTATCATCTACCGGAACGATAAAGAGTATCTTCTTTCTATTATATATGTATCGGAAACCACCAAACAGGCTTCGCTCGCTACTTATGAGATACAGCAAGATGGTAGCCAGTATTTTATTACTGTTGCATCCAAACGGCTCTATATAGATTGTGATCCGGCAAAAGATGTACTTAGCATTTCATCACTGGGTGATTATCTGCGTAACTAA
- a CDS encoding helix-turn-helix domain-containing protein yields MELINKDTPQIKEFISSLDSMLNGIESIVKHYKPHLNGERFLSNNEVSKKLNVSLRTLQEWRDTGLIPFIQIKGKIIYRQSDIDKLLQKHYFESWKE; encoded by the coding sequence ATGGAATTAATAAATAAAGATACCCCGCAAATTAAAGAGTTTATTTCTTCGCTTGATTCGATGCTGAACGGTATTGAATCTATAGTCAAGCATTACAAGCCCCACCTGAACGGGGAGCGCTTTCTTTCTAACAATGAAGTTTCCAAGAAACTGAATGTCAGTTTGCGAACCCTGCAAGAATGGCGAGATACAGGTCTAATCCCCTTTATCCAGATAAAAGGTAAAATCATCTACCGTCAGAGTGATATTGATAAACTGCTCCAAAAGCACTACTTTGAAAGTTGGAAAGAGTAA
- a CDS encoding helix-turn-helix domain-containing protein, whose protein sequence is MKKENLHQPFEISFNEHNESLLTEHEHTFFELVYILTGTGIQWINNSMFPYHDGHLFLITPNDSHSFEIHTTTKFINIKFNDIYIHSAIFGSENIQRLEFILQHANHQPGCILRNKVDKLLVKPMIEAIIREYVNRNLYSKEIITQLINTIIIVVARNIAMFLPQQVDECSDDKSLDILQYIQANIYQTGKIRAKEISQHFGISESYLGRYIKKHTNETMQQYILSYKLKLVESRLLHSQMRINEIAEELGFTDESHLSKFFRKNKGCSPSSFRKSNKTI, encoded by the coding sequence ATGAAAAAAGAAAATCTTCATCAACCATTTGAGATCAGCTTTAACGAGCATAATGAATCGTTATTAACTGAGCATGAGCATACTTTTTTTGAACTAGTCTACATCTTAACAGGAACAGGTATTCAATGGATTAACAATAGTATGTTCCCATATCATGATGGACACTTGTTCTTGATAACTCCAAATGATTCTCATTCCTTTGAGATTCACACAACTACAAAATTCATTAACATCAAGTTTAATGACATCTATATACATTCAGCCATATTTGGTTCAGAGAATATCCAGAGATTAGAATTTATTTTGCAACATGCAAATCATCAACCGGGTTGCATCCTTAGAAATAAGGTGGATAAGCTATTAGTGAAACCAATGATTGAAGCAATTATTCGCGAGTATGTAAATAGGAATCTGTATAGTAAAGAGATTATCACACAGTTGATAAATACTATAATTATTGTTGTGGCAAGAAATATAGCTATGTTTTTACCTCAACAAGTCGATGAATGTTCAGATGATAAGTCTCTCGATATTCTTCAATATATCCAAGCAAATATCTATCAAACAGGTAAAATTAGAGCAAAAGAAATCAGTCAGCATTTTGGTATATCTGAAAGTTACTTGGGACGTTATATAAAAAAGCATACCAACGAAACAATGCAGCAATACATATTAAGCTATAAACTAAAATTGGTCGAAAGCAGATTGTTACATAGTCAAATGAGAATAAATGAGATTGCCGAAGAACTAGGATTTACCGATGAAAGCCATTTGAGTAAATTTTTTAGAAAAAACAAAGGCTGTAGTCCTTCAAGTTTCAGAAAAAGTAATAAGACAATATGA
- a CDS encoding nitroreductase family protein codes for MNFLELSKQRYSARNYSSDMIEQEKLDYILECARFAPSAVNYQPWHFFVVKSNKPKLLIQQSYPREWFTEAPLYIVVCADNSISWVRKSDNKNHADIDAAIATEHICLAAAEQGLGSCWVCNFDPDMVKDNLHLSPNMYPVAIISLGYVKQPPEKSSKRKDITEIVSIL; via the coding sequence ATGAACTTTTTAGAACTATCAAAACAACGTTATTCAGCAAGAAACTATTCTTCTGATATGATTGAGCAAGAAAAACTCGACTACATTTTAGAATGTGCCCGTTTTGCTCCTTCTGCTGTAAACTATCAACCTTGGCACTTTTTTGTCGTAAAAAGTAATAAACCAAAACTACTGATTCAACAATCTTATCCACGTGAATGGTTTACCGAAGCTCCACTCTATATTGTAGTTTGTGCTGACAATTCAATATCTTGGGTGAGAAAATCAGACAATAAGAACCATGCAGATATTGATGCAGCAATAGCGACTGAACATATTTGTTTAGCCGCAGCAGAACAAGGATTAGGTAGCTGCTGGGTATGTAATTTCGATCCTGATATGGTAAAGGATAATCTTCATTTATCTCCCAATATGTACCCTGTGGCAATTATTTCATTAGGTTATGTAAAACAACCACCTGAAAAATCATCTAAACGAAAAGATATAACCGAAATAGTTTCAATCTTATAA